One Danio aesculapii chromosome 22, fDanAes4.1, whole genome shotgun sequence genomic window carries:
- the LOC130215764 gene encoding D-galactoside-specific lectin-like, with the protein MVSLSLFLALILLNFSLLISASGGHDGHGHDGHGHDGHDGHGHDGHYGHGHDGHGHDGHGHEDDDDDDYCRRSTNTVTACEGLVLHLFCPGYSKIKILAANYGRTDKKTCIKDIPPREIRNTKCRSSNSLPVVSSWCDGHETCSVPATNGVFSDPCIGTYKYLTVKYCCRRGRS; encoded by the exons ATGGTTTCCCTCAGTTTGTTCCTTGCGT tgaTTCTTCTGAACTTCAGTCTGCTGATATCAGCGAGTGGTGGACACGATGGTCACGGACACGATGGACACGGACATGATGGACACGATGGTCACGGACATGATGGTCACTATGGTCACGGACATGATGGACACGGACACGATGGTCACggacatgaagatgatgatgatgatgactattGCAGGAGGTCTACTA ACACCGTAACTGCATGTGAGGGCTTGGTCCTGCATTTGTTCTGTCCTG GTTATTCTAAGATCAAGATACTTGCTGCAAACTATGGACGTACAGATAAAAAAACCTGCATTAAGGATATTCCACCACGTGAAATCAGAAACACCAAGTGTCGTTCATCCAACTCTCTGCCTGTTGTATCATCATG GTGTGATGGACATGAGACCTGCTCTGTACCAGCCACCAATGGTGTGTTCTCTGATCCGTGTATTGGCACATACAAGTACCTGACTGTCAAATACTGCTGCAGGC GTGGTAGGAGCTGA
- the rrbp1b gene encoding ribosome-binding protein 1b — translation MDVYDPQTLGIVVFGGFMVFSAIGITLVSTFSMKETSYEEALAKQRQDSSKSQSQRSDKKKKASEKKTKCKKKEEKQNGNLPESEPEPEPIPEPVVENSEPKAVPQAKPEPQPVPVLEPEPEVKPKPVVPEPVPKIVECAAPLTVSAVVAPLAPSPKEKKKKKVAKVEPAPVKPVEVPIVVAKLEPVVAEPVVKAVVAPEVAAPPKPEEPKVEAPTKKKSKKKAEPAVSVEEVDIPQPSPYKTLVSSLNGASFSESETQKLFEIISKKAGKDSWQLASQKGDPLATLKKQMEEKEKQLTAEQGNVAAAKTRVRELTKELNTAKNKMASTEARMSSELSARGQEITALQARMQTSYQEHVNETQQFNSKIQSLQEQLENGPIAQLARLEQENSILRDALNQATSQAESRQNAELAKLRQDCVRLNRELKEHTATHQAEEERRKSLETKLAAAEEQLTQTQASRVGTEQALQEKLDQLKEELREAQQGSTNLQTQVDAAKEQAKTLADLQERMRVTETELKNRCEELEILRAKEKPAVETEATVQNVNSEEVEHLRGSLKEREEQLTSLEAELNQLREELESVKRAQAEETQNRVNEADTRCREYTTEIQQLKTSVKEKEDLVASLQAQLENMESTNTVEAEPPFENLEKDARMILLEEELQQIKEEMERMKAKSNELREKNYAAVEALAAAERLSEERLSQAKIAQSAVEQQLSSFQTNARNAFQTLFPHISIETHQTNWLEAFTNEAQKSLTHCPAEQEHKAANSDVMDLQQKLTLSEDNQRTLQAECEQYRTTLSETEGMLKALQKSVEDSELSWTSKISEAEQQKQAALDQVKNLEKMIEKINAEMHDTNQLKGQVMLLEAQLEKQLESATISQTYAEEMAQLKTLLSDTQTQLLSAQADAQQQRAELSQVKMQLEETTSKVQTGEVVPQQTEKLEEKQSMADLSLTDTEAQQLLDKEKSLQEQDTEDSKEGTSV, via the exons ATGGATGTGTATGACCCTCAAACCCTGGGAATTGTAGTGTTTGGTGGCTTCATGGTGTTCTCCGCCATTGGCATTACACTTGTCTCAACTTTCTCCATGAAGGAGACATCTTATGAGGAAGCCCTGGCCAAACAGCGACAAGACTCGAGCAAGTCCCAATCCCAACGCTCTGACAAGAAGAAAAAGGCATCTGAAAAGAAAACCAAGTGCAAGAAGAAGGAGGAGAAGCAGAATGGGAACCTTCCAGAATCTGAGCCTGAACCAGAACCTATTCCTGAACCTGTGGTTGAGAACAGTGAGCCCAAAGCAGTACCCCAAGCTAAACCAGAACCCCAACCTGTCCCTGTTCTTGAGCCTGAACCTGAAGTTAAGCCCAAACCAGTTGTACCTGAACCAGTCCCTAAAATTGTTGAGTGTGCTGCCCCTCTCACTGTCAGTGCTGTGGTTGCCCCACTAGCTCCTTCGCCAAaggagaagaaaaagaagaaggtGGCCAAGGTAGAACCGGCCCCTGTCAAGCCTGTGGAGGTCCCCATAGTTGTAGCTAAGCTGGAACCAGTGGTTGCTGAGCCGGTGGTGAAAGCAGTAGTTGCCCCTGAGGTTGCCGCTCCCCCTAAACCTGAAGAACCCAAAGTTGAAGCTCCAACCAAGAAAAAGTCTAAAAAGAAGGCTGAGCCAG CGGTTTCTGTGGAGGAGGTTGATATCCCTCAGCCGTCACCATATAAGACTCTGGTCTCCAGTCTAAATGGTGCATCGTTCAGTGAGTCCGAGACTCAGAAACTCTTTGAGATCATCAGCAAGAAAGCTGGAAAGGATTCCTGGCAACTG GCATCTCAGAAGGGTGACCCATTGGCAACTCTAAAGAAGCAAATGGAGGAGAAGGAGAAGCAGTTAACTGCTGAGCAGGGGAATGTAGCTGCAGCTAAAACCCGTGTTCGAGAACTTACCAAG GAGCTGAATACTGCAAAGAACAAGATGGCATCTACAGAGGCTCGTATGAGCTCTGAGCTGAGCGCCCGTGGTCAGGAGATTACAGCTCTACAGGCTCGTATGCAGACTTCCTACCAGGAGCATGTCAACGAGACACAACAGTTCAACAGTAAG ATCCAAAGCCTTCAAGAGCAGTTAGAGAATGGACCGATTGCTCAACTGGCCCGCCTAGAGCAGGAAAACTCTATTCTCAGAGATGCCCTCAATCAAGCCACTAGCCAGGCCGAAAGCAG GCAAAATGCAGAGTTGGCAAAGTTGCGCCAGGACTGTGTGCGTCTCAACCGAGAGCTAAAGGAGCACACAGCCACTCATCAGGCTGAGGAAGAGCGAAGGAAGAGTCTTGAAACCAAGTTGGCGGCTGCTGAAGAACAGTTAACACAAACACAG GCATCCCGTGTTGGGACAGAGCAGGCTCTGCAGGAGAAATTGGATCAACTCAAGGAGGAACTCCGTGAGGCACAGCAGGGCAGCACCAACTTACAAACTCAAGTAGACGCAGCCAAAGAGCAAGCCAAGACCCTCGCCG ATCTCCAGGAGCGTATGCGTGTTACAGAGACAGAGCTGAAAAACAGGTGTGAAGAGCTGGAGATACTGAGAGCAAAGGAAAAACCTGCTGTGGAGACTGAAGCAACAGTTCAG AATGTCAACTCAGAGGAGGTTGAACATTTGAGGGGCAG TCTGAAAGAAAGGGAAGAGCAGCTGACATCATTGGAGGCGGAGCTTAATCAGCTGAGGGAGGAGCTTGAGAGTGTAAAGAGAGCTCAGGCTGAGGAAACTCAGAATAG GGTAAATGAGGCGGACACACGATGCAGAGAGTACACCACAGAGATCCAACAACTTAAGACTAG TGTGAAAGAAAAGGAAGATTTGGTGGCGTCCCTGCAAGCTCAGCTGGAGAACATGGAAAGC ACTAATACTGTCGAAGCAGAGCCACCATTTGAGAA TCTGGAGAAGGATGCTCGCATGATCTTGCTGGAGGAGGAACTTCAGCAGATTAAAGAAGAGATGGAACGAATGAAGGCCAAGAGCAAC GAACTACGGGAGAAGAACTACGCTGCGGTGGAGGCTCTGGCAGCAGCTGAGAGGCTCAGTGAAGAAAGACTGAGCCAAGCCAAGATTGCACAG agTGCAGTTGAGCAGCAGCTGAGCTCTTTCCAGACAAATGCCAGAAATGCCTTCCAGACGCTCTTCCCTCACATCAGCATAGAAACGCATCAG ACAAACTGGCTGGAGGCATTCACAAATGAAGCACAGAAGAGCCTGACACACTGTCCAGCAGAGCAGGAGCACAAGGCGGCGAACTCAGATGTGATG GATCTGCAGCAGAAACTCACCCTGTCAGAGGACAATCAGAGGACGCTTCAGGCTGAATGTGAACAGTACAGGACAACACTCAGTGAGACG GAGGGCATGTTGAAGGCTCTTCAGAAGAGTGTGGAGGACAGCGAGCTCTCGTGGACATCGAAGATTTCAGAAGCTGAACAGCAAAAACAGGCA GCCCTGGATCAGGTCAAGAATCTGGAGAAGATGATAGAGAAGATAAACGCTGAAATGCATGACACAAATCAG CTGAAGGGCCAGGTGATGTTGTTAGAAGCACAGCTGGAGAAACAGCTGGAGTCAGCAACCATCAGTCAGACATATGCAGAGGAGATGGCTCAG CTGAAGACGCTGCTGTCAGACACTCAGACACAGCTGCTTTCAGCACAGGCAGACGCTCAGCAACAGAGAGCTGAACTTTCACAG gtgaaaaTGCAGCTGGAAGAGACAACGAGTAAAGTGCAGACAGGAGAGGTTGTTCCACAGCAGACG gaGAAACTGGAAGAGAAGCAGTCGATGGCAGACCTCAGTCTGACGGACACTGAAGCACAGCAGCTGCTGGACAAAGAGAAAAGCCTGCAGGAACAG GACACTGAAGATTCGAAAGAAGGGACGTCTGTTTGA